A genome region from Burkholderiales bacterium includes the following:
- a CDS encoding rhodanese-like domain-containing protein, translated as MTPEILERARARARQMGLPYDGALTPAEAYQLMTSDPQARLVDVRTQAELTFVGRIPGAVEIEWQSYPSMQLNPRFAEELERQVGKEARVMFICRSGGRSHHAAALAKRLGYAQCYNVLEGFEGDRDPQGHRNTVGGWRVAGLPWVQG; from the coding sequence ATGACCCCGGAAATTCTCGAACGCGCCCGGGCGCGGGCGCGTCAGATGGGTCTTCCCTACGACGGGGCGCTGACCCCCGCGGAGGCCTATCAGCTCATGACCTCGGACCCGCAGGCGAGGCTGGTGGACGTGCGCACTCAGGCGGAGCTTACCTTCGTGGGCCGCATTCCCGGCGCGGTGGAAATCGAATGGCAGAGCTATCCCAGCATGCAGCTCAATCCCCGCTTCGCCGAGGAACTCGAGCGGCAGGTGGGCAAAGAAGCCCGCGTCATGTTCATCTGCCGCAGCGGCGGCCGCTCCCACCATGCGGCGGCCTTGGCGAAACGGCTGGGCTACGCCCAGTGCTACAACGTGCTGGAGGGCTTCGAGGGGGACCGGGACCCCCAGGGCCACCGCAACACGGTGGGCGGCTGGCGGGTGGCGGGGCTGCCCTGGGTCCAGGGATAG
- a CDS encoding AbrB family transcriptional regulator, producing MRITSKGQVTIPQAIREKAGLLPATEVEFEYVRGKVILKPAGKRKSRGQSAVERLRGSATNRAWKGKTTDQIMAFLRGDE from the coding sequence GTGCGCATTACCAGCAAGGGACAGGTTACGATCCCGCAAGCGATCCGCGAAAAGGCGGGGTTACTTCCCGCTACGGAGGTGGAGTTCGAATACGTACGGGGAAAAGTCATTCTCAAGCCGGCGGGAAAAAGAAAGAGCCGCGGGCAATCGGCCGTGGAGCGGTTGCGGGGGAGCGCGACCAATAGGGCCTGGAAGGGCAAAACCACCGATCAGATCATGGCCTTTCTTCGCGGGGACGAGTGA
- the glnA gene encoding glutamine synthetase: MAVADVFKMIKDHEVKFVDLRFTDTRGKEQHVSVPVKHFTEEKFETGHAFDGSSIAGWKGIQASDMLLLPDPDTARMDPFTDEPTLNITCDVIEPSDMKGYDRDPRTIAKRAEAYLKSTGLGDTAYFGPEPEFFIFDSVSWKVDMSGCFVKIRSEEAPWSSGDEPEGGNMGHRAPVKGGYFPVPPVDTLQDIRNAICLALEQQGVEVEVHHHEVAAAGQNEIGTRFAPLVKRADWMQILKYTVWMTAASYGKTATFMPKPVVGDNGSGMHCHQSIWKDGQNLFAGNGYAGLSDFALYYIGGIIKHARSLNAITNPGTNSYKRLVPHFEAPINLAYSARNRSAACRIPHVASPKARRVEVRFPDPTANPYLAFAAMLMAGLDGVQNKIHPGDPIDKNLYDLPPEEAKSIPNVCSSLEMALEYLDNDREFLTRGGVFSNDFIDSYIALKMEEVQRFRMTTHPIEFDMYYSA, from the coding sequence ATGGCGGTAGCCGATGTTTTCAAGATGATCAAGGATCACGAGGTCAAGTTCGTCGACCTCCGCTTCACCGATACCCGCGGCAAAGAGCAGCACGTTTCCGTGCCGGTCAAGCACTTCACCGAAGAGAAATTCGAGACCGGCCATGCCTTCGACGGCTCTTCGATCGCGGGGTGGAAGGGGATCCAGGCTTCCGACATGCTGCTGCTTCCCGATCCCGACACCGCGCGCATGGACCCGTTCACCGACGAGCCGACGCTCAACATCACCTGCGACGTGATCGAACCCTCCGACATGAAGGGCTACGACCGGGACCCACGCACCATCGCCAAGCGGGCGGAGGCCTATCTCAAGTCCACCGGCCTGGGGGATACGGCCTACTTCGGCCCCGAGCCCGAATTCTTCATCTTTGACTCGGTCTCCTGGAAGGTGGACATGTCCGGCTGTTTCGTGAAGATCCGCTCCGAGGAGGCCCCCTGGTCTTCCGGCGACGAGCCGGAAGGGGGCAACATGGGCCACCGCGCCCCGGTGAAGGGAGGCTATTTCCCCGTGCCCCCGGTGGACACCCTGCAGGACATCCGCAACGCCATCTGCCTGGCGCTGGAGCAGCAGGGGGTGGAGGTGGAAGTGCACCACCACGAGGTGGCCGCCGCCGGCCAGAACGAGATCGGCACCCGCTTCGCGCCCCTGGTCAAGCGCGCCGACTGGATGCAGATCCTCAAGTACACGGTGTGGATGACCGCCGCCTCCTACGGCAAGACCGCCACCTTCATGCCCAAGCCGGTGGTGGGGGACAACGGCTCCGGCATGCACTGCCATCAATCCATCTGGAAGGACGGCCAGAACCTCTTCGCCGGCAACGGCTACGCGGGCCTGTCCGACTTCGCCCTCTACTACATCGGCGGCATCATCAAGCACGCCCGGTCGCTCAACGCCATCACCAACCCGGGCACCAACTCCTACAAGCGGCTGGTGCCCCACTTCGAGGCGCCCATCAACCTGGCTTACTCGGCCCGCAACCGCTCGGCCGCATGCCGCATCCCCCACGTGGCGAGCCCCAAGGCGCGGCGGGTGGAGGTGCGCTTCCCCGACCCCACAGCCAACCCGTACCTGGCCTTCGCCGCCATGCTCATGGCCGGGCTCGACGGGGTGCAGAACAAGATCCATCCGGGCGACCCGATCGACAAGAACCTGTACGACCTACCGCCCGAGGAGGCCAAGTCCATTCCCAACGTGTGCTCGTCCCTGGAAATGGCGTTGGAATACCTGGACAACGACCGGGAGTTCCTGACCCGGGGGGGCGTGTTCTCCAACGACTTCATCGATTCCTACATCGCCCTCAAGATGGAAGAGGTGCAGCGCTTCCGCATGACTACCCATCCCATCGAGTTCGATATGTACTACAGCGCTTGA
- the glnG gene encoding nitrogen regulation protein NR(I): MKPVWIIDDDRSIRWVFEKALGREGIEFRTFASAREAEAALQADAPSVVVTDIRMPGGSGLELLKGLKERLPRVPVIIMTAYSDLESAVSAFQGGAFEYLPKPFDVDHAVELIRRALAESLRQAEAGEEGGEVPEILGQAPAMQEVFRAIGRLSNSQATVLITGESGTGKELVARALHRHSPRAARPFVAINTAAIPKDLLESELFGHERGAFTGAQTQRRGRFEQAEGGTLFLDEIGDMPLDLQTRLLRVLSDGHFYRVGGHQSIRANVRVIAATHQDLEQRVKEGLFREDLYHRLNVIRLRLPPLRERREDIPLLARYFLQKSARELGVEPKRLSEAALKYLSGLDFPGNVRQLENLCHWLTVMAPGQNVDIADLPPEFRREPAPSLSSGWIAALESEVQSALDQGRSGLMDDFGREFEKALILKALQHTGGRRIEAAQLLGLGRNTLTRKIQELGLDRDTPSR, translated from the coding sequence ATGAAGCCTGTCTGGATCATCGACGACGACCGCTCGATCCGCTGGGTGTTCGAGAAAGCCCTCGGCCGGGAAGGCATCGAGTTCAGGACCTTTGCCTCCGCCCGGGAAGCGGAAGCGGCCCTGCAGGCCGACGCCCCCAGCGTGGTGGTGACCGACATCCGCATGCCCGGCGGCTCCGGCCTGGAGCTATTGAAAGGACTCAAGGAGCGCCTGCCCCGGGTGCCGGTCATCATCATGACCGCCTACTCCGATCTGGAGAGTGCGGTTTCGGCCTTCCAGGGGGGCGCCTTCGAGTATCTGCCCAAGCCGTTCGACGTGGATCACGCCGTAGAGCTCATCCGCCGGGCCCTAGCGGAGAGCCTGCGCCAGGCGGAAGCAGGGGAAGAAGGCGGCGAGGTCCCGGAAATCCTCGGCCAGGCGCCCGCCATGCAGGAGGTCTTCCGCGCCATCGGCCGGCTGTCCAATTCCCAGGCCACCGTGCTCATCACCGGCGAGAGCGGCACCGGCAAGGAGCTGGTGGCCCGGGCGCTTCACCGGCACAGTCCCCGGGCGGCGAGGCCTTTCGTCGCCATCAACACCGCAGCGATCCCCAAGGATCTGCTGGAGTCGGAGCTCTTCGGCCACGAACGGGGCGCTTTCACCGGGGCCCAGACCCAGCGCCGGGGACGCTTCGAGCAGGCCGAGGGCGGGACGCTCTTCCTGGACGAGATCGGCGACATGCCGCTGGACCTGCAGACGCGCCTCTTGCGGGTGCTCTCCGATGGCCATTTCTACCGGGTGGGGGGACACCAGTCCATCCGGGCCAATGTGCGGGTCATCGCTGCCACCCACCAGGACCTGGAGCAGCGGGTCAAGGAAGGCTTGTTCCGCGAAGACCTCTACCACCGCCTGAACGTCATTCGGCTCCGGCTGCCGCCCCTGCGGGAACGGCGCGAGGACATTCCCTTGCTCGCCCGCTATTTCCTGCAGAAAAGCGCCCGCGAGCTGGGGGTGGAGCCCAAGCGGCTGTCGGAGGCGGCGCTGAAGTATCTCTCCGGGCTCGACTTCCCGGGCAACGTGCGGCAACTGGAGAACCTATGCCACTGGCTCACGGTGATGGCCCCCGGCCAGAACGTGGACATCGCCGATCTGCCCCCCGAGTTCCGGCGGGAGCCGGCGCCGAGCCTGTCGTCGGGGTGGATCGCGGCGCTGGAGAGCGAGGTGCAGAGCGCCCTCGACCAGGGCAGGAGCGGCCTCATGGACGATTTCGGGCGCGAGTTCGAAAAGGCCCTGATCCTCAAGGCGCTGCAGCACACCGGCGGCCGGCGCATTGAAGCCGCCCAGCTCCTCGGGCTCGGGCGCAACACCCTCACCCGCAAGATCCAGGAACTGGGGCTCGACCGGGACACGCCATCCCGCTAA
- the ntrB gene encoding signal transduction histidine kinase, which yields MSSAPFPGLDLLATAVLLLEEELQVGYANPAAENLFALSRKQLQGRRIGELFPECGQLLAAIEQARKARSTYIEHDLALMLPSHGWLHVSCSVTPVELEDLRVLLEFQQIDQHLKIDREERMLNQTLANRVLIRNLAHEIKNPLGGIRGAAQLLDRELELPALHEYTQVIIKEADRLQALMDRLLAPNRGPRFAPLNVHEVLERVRSLILAEYPSGLQVVRDYDVSLPELTGDREQLIQAVLNIVRNAAQALKGQGTITLRTRAARQVTVARRLHRLALTVQIIDDGPGIPEALRDKLFLPLVSGREDGHGLGLALAHHCVAQHHGTIEWESAPGRTCFTLVLPLLNHVRNA from the coding sequence ATGTCGTCCGCACCGTTTCCGGGCCTCGACCTCCTCGCCACCGCCGTGCTGCTGCTCGAAGAGGAGCTTCAGGTGGGCTACGCCAATCCCGCCGCCGAGAACCTTTTCGCCCTGAGCCGCAAGCAGCTCCAGGGGCGCCGGATCGGCGAGCTGTTCCCCGAGTGCGGGCAACTGCTGGCGGCGATCGAGCAAGCGCGCAAGGCGCGCAGCACCTACATCGAGCACGATCTGGCCCTCATGCTGCCGTCCCACGGGTGGCTGCACGTGAGCTGCAGCGTGACCCCAGTGGAACTCGAGGATCTCCGGGTGCTGCTGGAGTTCCAGCAGATCGATCAGCACTTGAAGATCGACCGGGAGGAGCGCATGCTCAACCAGACCCTGGCCAACCGGGTGCTGATCCGTAACCTCGCCCACGAGATCAAGAATCCCCTGGGGGGCATCCGCGGCGCGGCCCAGCTCCTGGACCGGGAGCTGGAGCTTCCCGCGTTGCACGAGTACACCCAGGTGATCATCAAGGAAGCGGACCGGCTCCAGGCGCTGATGGACCGGCTGCTCGCTCCCAACCGGGGACCCCGCTTTGCGCCCCTCAACGTCCACGAAGTGCTGGAGCGGGTGCGCAGCCTCATCCTGGCCGAATATCCCTCGGGCCTCCAGGTGGTGCGGGACTACGACGTGAGCCTGCCCGAGCTGACCGGCGACCGGGAGCAGCTCATCCAGGCGGTGCTCAACATCGTGCGCAACGCCGCCCAGGCCCTCAAGGGCCAAGGCACCATCACCCTGCGCACCCGGGCGGCGCGGCAGGTCACGGTGGCGAGGAGGCTCCATCGCCTCGCCCTCACGGTGCAGATCATCGACGACGGCCCCGGCATCCCCGAGGCGCTGCGAGACAAGCTCTTTCTGCCCCTGGTATCAGGGCGCGAGGACGGCCACGGGCTGGGGCTCGCCCTGGCCCACCACTGCGTGGCCCAGCACCACGGCACCATCGAGTGGGAAAGCGCGCCCGGGCGCACCTGTTTCACCCTGGTGCTGCCGCTGCTGAACCACGTTCGCAATGCATGA
- the uppP2 gene encoding undecaprenyl-diphosphatase 2, with product METSPLIHAIVLGIVEGLTEFLPVSSTGHLIVAQDLLGFAGERAKTFAIFIQLGAILAVCWEYRARFRKVAAGLGSDPAARRFALNLLVAFAPALVLGVLFYKIIKTYLFSPLTVAGALVVGGLVILWVERRDHRGRVARVEDMTWRDALKVGLAQCVAMFPGVSRSGATIIGGMLFGLTREAATLFSFFLAVPTMLAAVTYDTYKNWALLSGADLELFALGFGSAFVMALLTVRALLGYVSRHSFRPFAWYRIFFGGVVLATWWTGAVDWTAIP from the coding sequence ATGGAGACTTCCCCGCTCATCCACGCGATCGTCCTCGGCATCGTCGAGGGTCTGACCGAGTTCCTGCCCGTCTCCAGCACGGGGCATCTGATCGTCGCCCAGGATCTGCTCGGCTTCGCCGGGGAGCGGGCCAAGACCTTCGCCATCTTCATCCAGCTCGGCGCCATTCTCGCCGTGTGCTGGGAGTACCGGGCCCGCTTCCGCAAGGTGGCGGCCGGGCTCGGCTCGGATCCCGCCGCGCGGCGCTTCGCGCTGAACCTGCTGGTGGCCTTCGCCCCGGCGCTGGTGCTGGGCGTGCTGTTCTACAAGATCATCAAAACCTATTTGTTCTCGCCCCTCACCGTGGCGGGGGCGCTGGTCGTCGGGGGGCTGGTGATCCTTTGGGTGGAACGGCGGGATCACCGGGGGCGCGTCGCCCGGGTGGAGGACATGACCTGGCGCGACGCGTTGAAAGTGGGGCTGGCCCAGTGCGTCGCCATGTTTCCCGGGGTCTCCCGCTCGGGCGCTACCATCATCGGCGGCATGCTCTTCGGCCTCACCCGAGAGGCCGCCACCTTGTTCTCGTTTTTCCTCGCCGTGCCCACCATGCTGGCGGCGGTGACTTACGATACTTACAAGAACTGGGCCTTGCTTTCGGGAGCGGACCTGGAGCTTTTCGCCCTGGGCTTCGGCTCCGCTTTTGTGATGGCGCTGCTCACCGTGCGGGCGCTGCTCGGCTATGTCTCCCGGCACAGCTTCCGGCCGTTTGCCTGGTACCGGATCTTCTTCGGCGGCGTGGTGCTCGCCACTTGGTGGACGGGCGCCGTGGACTGGACGGCGATCCCTTAG
- the cbbL gene encoding ribulose-1,5-bisphosphate carboxylase/oxygenase large subunit encodes MAEKTYQAGVKEYRKAYWTPDYVPLDTDLLACFKVVAQPGVPPEEAAAAVAAESSTGTWTTVWTDLLTDLDYYKGRAYKIEPVPGDPSAFYAFVAYPIDLFEEGSVVNVLTSLVGNVFGFKAIRSLRLEDVRFPIAYVKTCGGPPNGIQVERDRLNKYGRPLLGCTIKPKLGLSAKNYGRAVYECLRGGLDFTKDDENINSQPFMRWRQRFEFVMEAVQKAEAETGERKGHYLNVTAPTPEEMYKRAEFAKELGAPIIMHDFLTAGFTANTGLANWCRENGMLLHIHRAMHAVIDRNPHHGIHFRVLAKCLRLSGGDHLHAGTVVGKLEGDRQATLGWIDIMRESFIPEGRRRGIFFDQDWGSMPGVMPVASGGIHVWHMPALVSIFGDDAVLQFGGGTLGHPWGNAAGAHANRVALEACVEARNQGRQVEREGKEILTEAAQASPELKMAMETWKEIKFEFDVVDKLDAAA; translated from the coding sequence ATGGCTGAAAAAACCTATCAAGCCGGTGTTAAAGAGTATCGCAAAGCCTACTGGACCCCGGATTACGTGCCGCTGGATACCGATCTGCTCGCTTGCTTCAAGGTGGTGGCCCAGCCGGGCGTCCCACCCGAGGAGGCCGCCGCGGCTGTCGCCGCCGAATCTTCGACCGGCACTTGGACTACGGTCTGGACCGACCTCTTGACCGACCTCGATTACTACAAGGGCCGGGCCTACAAGATCGAGCCGGTGCCGGGAGACCCCAGCGCGTTCTACGCATTCGTGGCCTATCCGATCGATCTGTTCGAGGAAGGATCGGTGGTCAACGTCTTGACTTCGCTCGTCGGCAACGTCTTCGGCTTCAAGGCTATCCGCAGTCTGCGCCTCGAAGACGTCCGTTTTCCCATCGCTTACGTCAAGACGTGCGGTGGGCCCCCCAACGGTATCCAGGTCGAGCGTGACCGGCTGAATAAGTACGGCCGTCCGCTCCTCGGCTGCACGATCAAACCGAAGCTCGGTCTATCGGCCAAAAACTATGGCCGTGCCGTCTACGAGTGCTTGCGCGGAGGGCTCGACTTCACCAAAGACGACGAGAACATCAACTCGCAGCCCTTCATGCGCTGGCGTCAGCGCTTCGAGTTCGTGATGGAGGCGGTGCAAAAGGCCGAAGCCGAGACCGGCGAGCGCAAGGGTCACTATTTGAACGTTACCGCCCCAACGCCCGAGGAGATGTACAAGCGCGCGGAATTCGCCAAGGAGCTGGGAGCGCCGATCATCATGCACGACTTCCTGACCGCAGGCTTCACGGCGAACACGGGACTCGCCAACTGGTGCCGCGAAAATGGAATGCTGCTTCACATCCACCGCGCGATGCACGCCGTAATCGACCGCAATCCGCATCACGGGATTCACTTCCGAGTGCTTGCGAAATGTCTGCGGCTCTCCGGCGGTGACCACCTGCATGCGGGTACCGTAGTGGGCAAGCTCGAGGGCGACCGCCAGGCTACGCTTGGCTGGATCGACATCATGCGCGAGTCTTTCATTCCAGAAGGCCGGCGCCGCGGGATATTCTTCGATCAGGACTGGGGTTCCATGCCGGGGGTCATGCCGGTGGCTTCGGGCGGCATTCATGTCTGGCATATGCCAGCGCTCGTCAGCATCTTCGGCGATGACGCCGTGCTTCAGTTCGGCGGAGGCACGCTCGGCCATCCATGGGGCAATGCCGCTGGCGCACATGCTAACCGCGTGGCTCTGGAGGCATGCGTCGAGGCCCGCAACCAAGGACGGCAGGTCGAGCGCGAAGGCAAGGAAATCCTCACCGAGGCGGCGCAGGCGAGCCCTGAGCTCAAGATGGCGATGGAAACCTGGAAAGAAATCAAATTCGAATTCGACGTCGTGGACAAGCTCGATGCGGCCGCGTAA
- the rbcS gene encoding ribulose bisphosphate carboxylase small subunit, whose translation MPEIQPYKPTERRGETFSYLPPMTPDKIRKQIQYLVNQGWNPAIEHTEPEKAFSHYWYLWKLPFFGETSVERIMAELESCHRANPGHLVRLIGYDNYTQSQGMAFIVYRGGR comes from the coding sequence ATGCCTGAGATTCAACCGTACAAGCCGACCGAGCGCAGGGGCGAGACCTTCTCCTACTTACCCCCCATGACGCCAGACAAGATCCGCAAGCAGATCCAGTACCTTGTCAACCAGGGCTGGAATCCGGCGATCGAGCATACGGAGCCCGAGAAGGCGTTTTCGCACTACTGGTACCTCTGGAAGCTGCCGTTTTTCGGCGAAACGTCGGTGGAGCGCATCATGGCCGAGCTCGAGTCCTGCCACCGCGCCAACCCGGGGCATCTGGTGCGCCTGATCGGCTACGACAACTACACCCAGAGTCAGGGGATGGCGTTCATCGTGTACCGTGGCGGCCGCTGA
- a CDS encoding LysR family transcriptional regulator, producing the protein MFEAVARLGSFTRAAEELFLAQPTVSMQLKKLTDTIGLPLLEQVGIRIQLTDTGREVYAACQEVLGALANLEMKLADIKGLKRGYLRLAVITSAKYLAPHLLGRFCRLYPGVEVSLKVTNRERLLERIASHGDDLYILGQPPQGLEVEAYPLIPNPLVVMAARSHSLVNVANIPLKRLLEEPFIMREPGSGTRDALLRLFETKGLPAPVARMEFGSNEAIKQAIVAGLGISVLSLHSLVLEGTSGPIAILDVQGFPIQRHWYVVYPKGRKPSVVAQAFLEFVKQEGRHIAENLDKEMEKIRRLRSTKPRKREKPLAKDN; encoded by the coding sequence GTGTTCGAAGCCGTTGCTCGCCTCGGCAGCTTCACGCGCGCGGCCGAGGAGCTGTTTCTGGCGCAGCCGACGGTGTCGATGCAGCTCAAGAAGCTCACGGATACGATCGGACTGCCGCTGCTCGAGCAAGTGGGGATACGCATCCAGCTGACCGACACCGGGCGCGAGGTGTATGCGGCCTGCCAGGAGGTGCTCGGGGCATTGGCCAACCTCGAGATGAAGCTCGCAGACATCAAGGGGCTTAAGCGTGGTTACCTGCGCCTTGCCGTTATCACCTCCGCCAAGTATCTTGCGCCGCATCTTCTAGGCCGGTTCTGCCGGCTTTACCCGGGCGTAGAGGTGTCGCTCAAGGTCACCAACCGCGAGCGCCTGCTGGAGCGGATCGCCAGCCACGGCGACGACCTGTACATCCTGGGGCAGCCGCCGCAGGGGTTGGAAGTCGAGGCCTATCCGCTGATTCCGAACCCGCTGGTCGTGATGGCCGCCCGCAGTCATTCGCTGGTCAACGTGGCCAACATCCCCCTCAAGCGGCTGCTCGAAGAGCCTTTCATCATGCGCGAACCCGGTTCAGGCACGAGGGATGCCCTCCTGCGCCTCTTCGAGACCAAAGGTCTCCCGGCGCCGGTCGCACGCATGGAGTTCGGCAGCAACGAAGCCATCAAGCAGGCGATCGTGGCCGGGTTGGGTATCTCCGTGCTGTCTCTGCATTCGCTGGTCCTGGAAGGCACGTCCGGGCCGATCGCCATCCTGGACGTTCAGGGATTTCCCATTCAGCGGCACTGGTACGTCGTGTATCCGAAGGGAAGAAAGCCATCCGTCGTCGCCCAAGCCTTCCTGGAATTCGTCAAGCAGGAGGGGCGGCATATCGCGGAGAACCTGGACAAGGAAATGGAGAAGATCCGGCGGTTGCGGTCTACCAAACCCAGGAAAAGAGAAAAGCCGCTCGCCAAGGACAATTGA
- a CDS encoding cation efflux protein: MNAPPEAASPFVAGDLARYEAARRSTLVSIAVNVTLTVVQIVVGFFARSQALIADGLHSLSDLLSDFLVLWANRQGAKAADRDHPYGHRRIETAATLMLGIFLVGLGVALMLAAGVRLQDPGNLARVHPAALAIAFLTLVAKEGLFRYLMAVARRLRSQMLAANAWHSRSDAASSLVVLVGVAGNLLGLTFLDLLAAAVVGFMIVHMGWRLGYGALEELVDTGLAEEELAKIRATLLSTPGVRGVHELRTRRMAGQALVDAHILVDPRISVSEGHYIAERARSRVLAQHNVLDVMVHIDPEDDAVVRPSLDLPDRATLLRHLDERLEGELPKNQKTVLHYLNGKVEAEIHLDRTFCSDPDRVARLQRKIDALLRDDPFFRSIVLRRLDAL; encoded by the coding sequence ATGAACGCTCCGCCTGAAGCCGCCTCTCCCTTTGTCGCCGGCGACCTGGCCCGTTACGAGGCCGCCCGCCGCAGCACCCTGGTGAGCATAGCGGTCAACGTGACGCTCACGGTGGTGCAGATCGTGGTCGGCTTTTTCGCCCGGTCCCAGGCCCTCATCGCCGACGGCCTGCATTCCCTGTCGGACCTGCTGTCGGACTTCCTGGTGCTGTGGGCCAACCGCCAGGGCGCCAAGGCGGCGGACCGGGACCACCCCTACGGCCACCGCCGCATCGAGACGGCCGCCACCCTGATGCTGGGTATTTTCCTGGTGGGGCTGGGCGTCGCCCTGATGTTGGCCGCGGGGGTGCGGCTGCAGGACCCGGGGAACCTGGCCCGGGTTCACCCGGCGGCCCTGGCCATCGCCTTCCTGACCCTGGTGGCCAAGGAGGGGCTTTTCCGCTACCTGATGGCGGTGGCCCGGCGGCTGCGCTCCCAGATGTTGGCGGCCAACGCCTGGCACTCCCGCTCGGACGCGGCTTCCTCCCTGGTGGTTCTGGTGGGGGTGGCGGGAAACCTGCTCGGGCTCACGTTTCTCGACCTGCTCGCGGCCGCCGTGGTGGGGTTCATGATCGTGCACATGGGCTGGCGGCTGGGCTACGGGGCCCTGGAAGAGCTGGTGGACACGGGGCTTGCGGAAGAGGAGCTGGCCAAGATCCGCGCCACCCTCCTCTCCACCCCTGGAGTGCGCGGGGTGCACGAGCTTCGCACCCGCCGCATGGCCGGCCAGGCCCTGGTGGACGCCCATATCCTGGTGGACCCCCGGATCAGCGTGTCCGAGGGCCACTACATCGCCGAGCGGGCCAGAAGCCGGGTGCTGGCCCAGCACAACGTGCTGGACGTCATGGTGCATATCGATCCCGAGGACGATGCCGTCGTCCGGCCCAGCCTGGACCTGCCGGACCGGGCCACCCTGCTCCGCCATCTGGATGAGCGGCTGGAAGGGGAGCTGCCGAAAAACCAGAAAACCGTGCTCCATTACCTGAACGGGAAAGTGGAGGCCGAGATCCATCTGGATCGGACGTTTTGCAGCGACCCGGACCGGGTGGCCCGCCTGCAGCGGAAGATCGACGCTTTGTTGCGGGACGACCCTTTTTTCCGCTCTATCGTTCTGCGGCGATTGGATGCACTGTAA
- a CDS encoding sodium-dependent bicarbonate transport family permease yields MFGLSNILIPPILFFALGFFARVIRSDLRFPPDLAKALSVYLLVAIGIHGGNELVRVDLLTALNAVLWAIVLGLTLPVIGYAVLIATRKVDALNAAAIAAHYGSVSAGTFLTAIAYLESSGIKYESYPVIMLAVMESPAIVVGLLLAGWSRHRLGIVLSDGSVAANGNHMGAILREAFTNGSVVLLVGSMLIGAIATPKALEAIKPFVNEIFMGVLCLFLLEMGLEAARRIEDFRRVGLLLVAFGILMPLFGALIGVLVGHAALGFSVGGTTLVAVLAASASYIAVPPAMRLAVPEANPSLYLTLSLGVTFPFNVIFGIPLYYYLATVVAGS; encoded by the coding sequence ATGTTCGGATTGTCCAACATTCTGATTCCACCGATTTTGTTCTTTGCGCTCGGCTTTTTTGCCAGAGTGATCCGATCGGATTTGCGTTTTCCACCCGACCTGGCCAAGGCGCTGTCCGTCTACCTGCTCGTGGCCATCGGTATCCACGGAGGAAACGAGCTCGTACGCGTGGATCTCTTGACGGCGCTGAACGCGGTTCTCTGGGCGATCGTGCTCGGGCTAACGCTTCCGGTCATCGGCTACGCAGTGCTAATCGCCACGCGCAAAGTCGACGCGCTCAATGCCGCGGCCATCGCTGCGCACTACGGCTCAGTGAGCGCCGGCACGTTTTTGACAGCGATCGCGTACCTGGAAAGCAGCGGTATCAAGTACGAGAGTTATCCTGTCATTATGCTTGCGGTGATGGAATCCCCCGCCATCGTCGTCGGATTGCTGCTGGCGGGCTGGTCCCGGCACCGGCTGGGTATCGTGCTCAGCGACGGAAGCGTGGCCGCCAACGGTAATCATATGGGCGCGATCCTGCGCGAGGCTTTCACGAACGGCAGCGTCGTGTTGTTGGTGGGATCCATGCTGATCGGCGCCATTGCGACACCCAAGGCTTTGGAAGCGATCAAACCTTTCGTGAACGAGATCTTTATGGGCGTTTTGTGCTTGTTCTTGCTAGAGATGGGTCTGGAGGCGGCACGCCGTATCGAGGATTTTCGCCGCGTGGGGCTTTTGCTGGTGGCCTTCGGCATTCTCATGCCTCTGTTCGGCGCACTGATAGGGGTGCTGGTCGGCCACGCGGCGCTCGGCTTCAGCGTCGGCGGAACGACCTTGGTGGCCGTGCTGGCGGCGAGCGCCTCCTACATCGCGGTACCTCCTGCCATGCGCTTGGCAGTGCCCGAAGCCAACCCTTCGCTCTACCTCACGCTCTCGCTCGGCGTGACTTTTCCCTTTAACGTCATTTTCGGCATACCGCTCTATTACTACCTTGCCACTGTGGTGGCAGGGAGTTAG